Within Pseudomonas alloputida, the genomic segment ACAGGAATTCGCGAGGCGTGACCTGACCCCAGGCAGGAGCACAGGCGTACTCCTGCCCGACTTTTCATCAACGCCAGTTAAGGTTAACGGTCGTGGGCGCCTTGCCCGTGACGGTCGCCCACTGCTGCACTGCCTGGCCTTGGGCATTGCCAATGACCTTGTATTTGCCGGGAGGCAATTGCACATACAGCAGCGGCCCGGCATCGCTGACACTGAGTACGGGCTGGCCCTGGGCATTCTGGATATCGACGGTAGCCCCGCTCTGGAACTTGCCTTCCGGGCCGGTCGAAAGCTCTACGTGCAGGTCATAACCCGTGGTCTTGCGCAGGGCATTGGCCTCGTCCTGGCCGATACCGCCCTGCAGGTAGCGCACGCCATTCTGCTCCTGCGGTTGCAACTGCACGGCCTGCATGTCGATGGGGGCATTGAGGTCGGCAGCGGCGGCCAGGGTCCATGGCAGGGCCAGGGTGATCAGCAAGGCAGCGCCGAGCGCATAGTGATGGTTACGCATGGTACGACCCTCCTTTCGAGGATGGCTTACCTATTATCTGATCCTCCCAGCGAAAGGGTGTTCGTGCTGATGCCTGGTCATGGCGGTGAAATTCACTTCAGATAATCAGGTTATCGAGTGAAAACATCAGCTTGCGCGGCCTTCTTCAAGCAACTTCACGAACATGCTCAAACTGCGCGAGACCGTACCTCGTCGCCATACCAGCCAGGTTTTCAGATAGCGGAAGTCCTCCGACATTGGCCAGGCGCTGACGGTGCTGCACCCGGGCATATTGTCGAGCATGCTGCGCGGCAGCATGGCCAGGCCGGCACCCGCACTGACGCAGGCCAACATGCCGTGGTACGACTCCATTTCGTAAATCTTGCCCGGTACCGCCTGGTCCTGCACGAACCAGTTTTCGAAGTGATGGCGGTATGAACAGTTGGCGCGGAAGGCGTAGATGCTTTCACCGTTCACGTCCTGCGCGCGGGTCACCGGTGTATGGTTGAGCGGCGCAATGACCATCATCTCTTCCTCGAACACCGGTATGCCCTCCAGCGTCGGGTGCAGCACCGGGCCGTCGACGAACGCGGCCACCAGGCGGCCAGACAACACGCCTTCGAGCATGGTCCCGGAGGGCCCGGTGGACAGGTCAAGGTCAACCTTGGGGTAGCGCTGGTTGTAGGCGGCCAGCAGCGCCGGGATGCGCACCGCCGCCGTGCTTTCCAGCGATCCGAGGGCAAAGGTGCCCTGCGGGTCTTCACCCGCCACGGTCAGCCGCGCCTCATGGACCAGGTCGAGGATGCGCCGGGTGTATTCGAGGAAGTTCCAACCCGCAGGCGACAGGCGCAGGCGGCTCTTCTCGCGAATGAACAGCTCTACACCCAGGTCCTCCTCCAGTTGCTTGATGCGCGTGGTCAGGTTCGACGGCACCCGATGGATGTGCTGCGCGGCGGCGCTGATGCTGCCCTGCTCTGCCACAGCCTTGAAGATCTCCAGTTGCACCAGGTCCACAGCCATTCTCCAAACGTGAATGTTTCGCTCATTATTATTCAGTTTTCATTAAAGCCATAGCCCACTAGTCTGGCCTCACTGATTAACAACATCGAGAGTGTCCCGCCATGAGCGCGATCAGCAGCCTGACCCACGCCATCTCCCTCGACCCGTACAGCGGCGAGCAGATCGGCACCTACCCGTTCGACACCGACGCCGCACTGGAAGCGGCGCTGCAACGCGCCAAGGTTGGCTACCGCCAGTGGCGCCAGGTGTCGCTGGGTCAGCGCAGCGAGTACCTGCTGGCCCTGGCCGACACCCTCGAAGCCAAGGATGAAGCTTTCGCGCACATGATCAGCCGCGAAATTGGCAAGCCGATCGCCCAGGCTCGCGGTGAAGTCAGCAAGTGTGTAGGCCTTTGCCGCTGGTACGCCGAGCACGGCCCGGCCATGCTCGCCGCCGAGCCGACCCAGGTCGAAAAAGCCCGTATCGAATACCGCCCGCTGGGCCCGATCCTGGCCGTGATGCCGTGGAACTTCCCGGTCTGGCAGGTGCTGCGCGGCGCCGTGCCGACGATTCTGGCGGGTAACACCTACGTGCTCAAGCACGCACCGAACGTAATGGGCAGCGCCTACCTGATGGCTGAGCTGTTCAAGGATGCCGGCCTGCCGGAAGGCGTGTTCGAAGTGCTGAACGTGACCCCGGATGGCGTCACCCGCGCCATCAACGATCCGCGCATCGCCGCCGTGACCCTGACCGGCAGCGTGCGTGCCGGCATGGCGATTGGTGCACAGGCCGGCGCCGCGCTGAAGAAGTGCGTGTTGGAGCTGGGAGGCTCCGATCCCTTCATCGTGCTGGCCGATGCCGACCTGGATGCCGCCGTCCAGGCCGCGGTGATAGGCCGCTACCAGAACACCGGCCAGGTGTGCGCCGCCGCCAAGCGCCTGATCGTGGAAGCCAGCATCGTCGACGCGTTCACCCACAAGTTCGTTGAAGCCACTCGCCAGTTGAAAGTCGGCAACCCGCTGGAGGACGACACCTATATCGGCCCGATGGCCCGCTATGACCTGCGCGACGAGTTGGATGGCCAGGTTCAGGCGACGCTGGCCGAAGGCGCCACGTTGCTGCTGGGCGGCAACAAGGTCGAAGGCGTGGCCAACTTCTACGCGCCGACCGTGTTCGCCAATGTCACCCCGGACATGACCGCGTTCAAGCAGGAGCTGTTCGGCCCGGTAGCGGCGATCATCACTGCACGCGATGCCGACCATGCCGTGGAACTGGCCAACGACAGCGAGTTTGGCCTGGCCTCGACCATCTACACAGCCGACTATGCGCTGGCCGAACGCATGACCGCCGCACTGGATACCGGTGGCGTGTTCATCAACGGCTACTGCGCTTCGGACCCCCGCGTGGCGTTTGGTGGCGTGAAGAAGAGTGGTTTCGGCCGTGAGCTGTCGCACTTTGGTGTGCGCGAGTTCACCAATGCCCAGACCGTGTGGCTGGACCGTAACTGATTCATGACCCTGGGGCTGCTTTGCGGCCCCAGCTGCTTCAATCCCGAACCTGGTCCTTGACCCAGTCCAGCATCCCCCCCGGCACGATCAATTCATGCCGCGCCCGCGAACAGGCGGTATACAACCCCGCCAGCATACGCGCCCGTTCATTGCGGTTACCCGCCACCTGTGGCGCCACCATCAGCTCCGGCGACACCATCACCCGGGCAAACTCCATGTTCTTCACATCCCGTACTCGCCCCAGGAACAGCTTCGGCGCCTTGTCCCAGCGGTAACGGCTCTTGGCTTTGGCAAAGTGCTCCGGCGTGTAGCCTTTGCGCAGCATGTTGGCCACGGCGACGAACGCTTTGTCATCGCCCTTGTCCTGTTCCAGCGCCTGCCAGCTGGCATAGCGGAACAGCATCGGGTGGCGCGGCCGGGTGCCGTAGCGGTACAGCTCGATGCAGTCCTCGACGAACAGTTCAAAGTCCTTGCGAGCGCTTTTCAGCAACAAGAACGGCACCCCCTGATGCGTGAGGCGCTGGAACCAGCCAAACAGGCCCCATTCATCATCGACGATAAGCGCCGTGGGCTGTTCCGGCACCATCACCGTATCGAAGAAGCTGACCCGGGTGTAGTGCTCGGCGCTGCCACTGAAGGCCGCCTGGATCGTGGCCGGGTGCGCCTGGATCAACGGGTTGAGCACATTGTCCATTGCCGGCCCGGCGCGCAGTGAATGGTCGATGCAGCGTTGCCGGATGAAGCTGCCATGGTGCGGGCTGAGGCCGTTGAGGTTTTGCAGTTCGTCACCCAGGGTAATGATCGACTGCGGACTGCGATCGAGTACCGCCAGCATCGGTGCCGACAGCTCGTGGGCTTCGTCGACGATGACATGAGTGTAACGGCTGTCGATCACATGCTCGGTCAGCGACAGCAGCTTGACCCGGTGGTAGTCACGCACCGGCAGCTGAATGTCCCGCGCCGACGGGCGAATCAGCTCTTGCCAGTACAGGCGTGCCTTTTCCAGCAGCACCTCCTGATCCAGCGGCGAGGTGCCAGGCCCGGCCCAGGGCAAGTGGTGCAGCTGAAGCTGGGTATCGGCACTGTGGCAGAACGTGCGCACGGCGCGGATACACAAGGCAACCACATCACGCGCTGCGAGCGGGCCGATATCTGGGATGGACAGCCAGCGCACCACTTGCGCTTCCTGGGGGCGCCAGGACAGCTTGGTGCGGTACGGATCGCGCAATCGCCAGCCGTTGCTGGTGAGGTCACGGTTGAGCAGCTCGTCAGCCAGTTGGCCGAAGGTCAGCGCGGTATAGGCGGCAGCGTCCTTGACCCGCGCCTGCAGCGCGCGCAACTGGCCTTCAGTCAAGGCCAGCAGCAAGGTGCGCTGTGGCTCCAGCAGCCGGGCGAACTGGTGAATCAGGAAGGTCTTGCCGGTGCCGGCGAAACCTTGCACAGCCACAGACTCGTCGATGCCACTGAGGAATTCGCGCAGCAGGCGGTTCTGCTGGTCGCTGAGCATCAAGTCACTGGCCAGCGACGGCAGGTACACCGGGTGCAGCGGCGTGGCCCGTTGGCGGTAGCGGTCGGCGAACTGGAAGTTCCACTGGCCTTCGTCATCCAGCCATTCGTCCGCCTGGTACTGCACTTCGGCCGACAGCAGTGCAATGCCGTTTTCGCCCAGCATGCCCAGGCCCATGGCGAACGCTTCGCGATCGAATTGCTGTGCTACCTGGGCCTGGAAGCGCCCGGGGGCGACACCTTCGACTTCGTTGGCGATGCGCACGATTTCGGCGAAACGACGCTCCTGCGCGTCGGCCGAGGCGGTGGCAGGCTGGCGTGGCAGGTTTTGCACGAACAGAACGGTAGCGGCATCGACAACACTGGCGGTGGTGAAGAACTCGGTAACGGCCGCGCTGGCGAGGCGGTCGGCCTGGTCGCTGGGCAAAGGCAGGTAGAACATCGGCACCTCGGGTGAAATCAGGGCGGCACGATAGCAACTTTTGGCGTGGAATGCTGGGTTCAGTGTTGCCTGGGCTGGCCGCCTCAAACCCTGCAGCGCTTCAATGTTTCACTGGGAAACTCCTTGAACAACTGCCGGTAACTCTCTGAAAACCTTCCTAAATGCCAGAACGACCAGCGCATCGCCACCTCAGCCACGGTCACGCCGCCACCGCGCAACAGATCACGCCGCGCACCGTTGAGCCGGCGCAGGCGCAGCCAGTGCGCCGGCGGCATGCCGGTAAACGCCTTGAACGCCTGCTGCAACTGGCGCAGGGAAACCCCAGCCACGTCTGCCAGCTCAAGCAGGTTCAGCGTCTCTTCCGGGCAGTCGGCCGCCCATTCGCTGACCCGGTGCATGATCGCCCTTTCCTCGTCCCGCCGCCCCAGGGCCACGCCCTGCAAACGCTGGCTGGCGTTGTCGAGAATGAACAGGCAGTCCTCCAGCAGCTGCTCAGCCAGGGCCTGCCCTTGCAACGGGCAACCCTCCTCGCCCAACCGGGTCAAGGTGGCGCTGAGCCAGCTGCCGAACAGCGCATTCTGGCCGCTGCCCAGTGGCACCATGAACAACCCTTCCAGGCGCTGCGGGTCCAGGCCATGGCGGGCCAGAAAGGCCTGGTCGAACACGACCGCCACCTCCTGGTAGTTCTCCGGCGTGATCCAGATATTGCGGCTTTGTTCGTTCAGCAGGTACAGGCTGTTCTCGCTGCGGTCGAAGCAAAACGCCAGCGAGCCGCTTGGCGCGCGAAAGAATTGCTCCACCCGGGTGTTCAGGCGCTCTTCGTACACCTCCACACCATCCAACCCCAGACACCGCAGCTCACCGCTGAAGTACCCGGGCGACATCTGCCGGTACTGCTGCTGCCAGCCAGGGGTGGCGCGCACTTGCTCGGTGACGTCAGTGGTGTGGAAAGCCTGGACCTTCAACGCATTGGCGGTTGTCACACATCGTCCTGTATGCACTCTTTTGGTGCATTCGATACTGAAGAAAGTGGATAGATCGCCCCGGGGGGCTGCGACCAAGATAGTCTGCAGCGCGTCACCTGGGAAGCGTAACGCCTTCGCAACTGTCCAACGGTTTTCGCAAGCGCCCACGCTCCCCCACTAAAACCCAACCAAGAGGTCTGTATGAACGCCCCCTTCGATCAGCTGTCCACCTGGCTGAAAGAACACCGGATCACCGAAGTCGAATGCGTGATCAGCGACTTGACCGGCATCGCCCGCGGCAAGATTGCGCCTACCGCCAAGTTCCTCCATGAGCGAGGCATGCGTCTGCCAGAAAGCGTGCTGCTGCAGACAGTCACCGGCGACTACGTCGACGATGACATCTATTACAACCTGCTCGACGCCGCCGACATCGACATGGTCTGCCGCCCCGATCCCACCGCCGTTTACCAGATCCCGTGGGCGATCGAGCCAACCGCGATCGTGATCCACGACACCTTCGACAAGCAAGGCAACCCTATCGAGCTTTCGCCACGCAACGTCCTGAAAAAGGTGCTCAAGCTGTACGCCGACAAGGGCTGGCAGCCGATCGTCGCGCCCGAGATGGAGTTCTACCTGACCAAGCGCTGCGAAGACCCGGATTTGCCACTGCAGGTACCACTGGGGCGTTCCGGCCGTGCTGAAAGTGGCCGCCAGTCGTTCTCGATCGACGCCGCCAACGAATTCGACCCACTGTTCGAAGACGTCTACGACTGGTGCGAGATCCAGGGCTTGGACCTGGATACGCTGATCCACGAAGACGGCCCGGCGCAGATGGAGATCAACTTCCGCCACGGCGACGCGCTGGACCTGGCCGACCAGATCACCGTGTTCAAGCGCACCATGCGCGAGGCCGCGCTCAAGCACAACGTGGCCGCCACGTTCATGGCCAAGCCGATCACCGATGAACCCGGCAGTGCCATGCACCTGCACCAGAGCGTGGTCGACATCGCCACTGGCAAACCGATCTTTGCCAACGAAGACGGCAGCATGAGCCAGCTGTTTTTGCATCACATCGGCGGCTTGCAGAAGTACATCCCCAAGCTGCTGCCGATGTTCGCGCCCAACGTCAACTCGTTCCGCCGCTTCCTGCCGGATACCTCGGCACCGGTCAACGTCGAGTGGGGCGAAGAAAACCGCACGGCCGGCCTGCGCGTGCCCACCTCCAGCCCTGAGGCGATGCGGGTGGAAAACCGCCTGCCGGGCGCCGATGCCAACCCGTACCTGGCCATCGCTGCCAGCCTGCTGTGCGGCTACCTGGGCATGGTCGAGCAGATCGACCCTAGCGCACCGGTGCAGGGCCGCGCCTATGAACGCCGCAACCTGCGCCTGCCGATCACCATCGAGGATGCGCTGCAGCACATGGAGGACTGCGAAACCGTGCAGCAGTACCTGGGCAAGCAGTTCGTCCAGGGCTACGTGGCGGTCAAGCGCGCCGAGCACGAGAACTACAAGCGCGTCATCAGCTCATGGGAGCGTGAATTCCTGATGCTGAGTGTCTGATCCACCGCGGGGGTGCTTTGCACCCCATGCACAGGCAAGCCTGCTCCGAACTCGAAGAACAAGACCAACGAGGTGTTCCCATGCGTCATCTGCAAGCCCTGATCCCCGCTGCATTCACCCTGCTGTTCGCCACCACCACCCAGGCCGCGCCCACGGTCAGTGTGTACAACTGGACCGACTACATCGGTGACACCACCCTGGCCGACTTCCAGGCCAGCAGCGGAATCAAGGTGGTCTATGACGTGTTCGACTCCAACGAAACCCTTGAAGGCAAGCTGTTGGCCGGGCGTACGGGTTATGACGTGGTGGTACCGTCCAACCACTTCCTCGCCCGCCAGGCCCAGGCCGGCGCCTTCCTGCCATTGGACCGCAGCAAGCTTCCGAACTGGCAGCACCTGGACCCCAAACTGCTCAAGCAACTTGAACAGAACGACCCCGGCAACCAGTACGCCGTGCCTTACCTGTGGGGCACCAATGGCATCGGCTACAACGTCGACAAGGTCAAGGCGGCACTGGGTGTGGACCATATCGACTCGTGGGCGGTGCTGTTCGAGCCCGAAAACCTGAAAAAGCTCAAGCAGTGCGGCGTGGCATTCATGGACTCGCCCGACGAGCTGTTCCCGGCCGTGCTCAACTACCTGGGCATGGACCCGCGCAGCGAAAAACCGGGCGACTACGCCAAGGCCGAGGCCCGCCTGCTCGAACTGCGCCCCTACATCACCTACTTCCACTCCTCCAAGTACGTCTCTGACCTGGCGAACGGTGATGTCTGCATCGCGTTCGGCTACTCCGGCGACGTGTTCCAGGCTGCCAACCGCGCCGTAGAGGCGAAAAACGGCGTGAAGGTCGCCTACAGCATTCCCAAGGAAGGCAGCAACCTGTGGTTCGACCTGCTGGCCATCCCCAAGGACGCCAACAACCCCGAGCAGGCCCTGGCGTTCATCAACTACCTGCTCGACCCCAAAGTGATTGCCAAGGTCAGCGCCACGGTCGGCTATGCCAACGCCAACCCGGACGCCAAGGCCTACATGGA encodes:
- a CDS encoding glutamine synthetase family protein, with protein sequence MNAPFDQLSTWLKEHRITEVECVISDLTGIARGKIAPTAKFLHERGMRLPESVLLQTVTGDYVDDDIYYNLLDAADIDMVCRPDPTAVYQIPWAIEPTAIVIHDTFDKQGNPIELSPRNVLKKVLKLYADKGWQPIVAPEMEFYLTKRCEDPDLPLQVPLGRSGRAESGRQSFSIDAANEFDPLFEDVYDWCEIQGLDLDTLIHEDGPAQMEINFRHGDALDLADQITVFKRTMREAALKHNVAATFMAKPITDEPGSAMHLHQSVVDIATGKPIFANEDGSMSQLFLHHIGGLQKYIPKLLPMFAPNVNSFRRFLPDTSAPVNVEWGEENRTAGLRVPTSSPEAMRVENRLPGADANPYLAIAASLLCGYLGMVEQIDPSAPVQGRAYERRNLRLPITIEDALQHMEDCETVQQYLGKQFVQGYVAVKRAEHENYKRVISSWEREFLMLSV
- a CDS encoding aldehyde dehydrogenase family protein, whose amino-acid sequence is MSAISSLTHAISLDPYSGEQIGTYPFDTDAALEAALQRAKVGYRQWRQVSLGQRSEYLLALADTLEAKDEAFAHMISREIGKPIAQARGEVSKCVGLCRWYAEHGPAMLAAEPTQVEKARIEYRPLGPILAVMPWNFPVWQVLRGAVPTILAGNTYVLKHAPNVMGSAYLMAELFKDAGLPEGVFEVLNVTPDGVTRAINDPRIAAVTLTGSVRAGMAIGAQAGAALKKCVLELGGSDPFIVLADADLDAAVQAAVIGRYQNTGQVCAAAKRLIVEASIVDAFTHKFVEATRQLKVGNPLEDDTYIGPMARYDLRDELDGQVQATLAEGATLLLGGNKVEGVANFYAPTVFANVTPDMTAFKQELFGPVAAIITARDADHAVELANDSEFGLASTIYTADYALAERMTAALDTGGVFINGYCASDPRVAFGGVKKSGFGRELSHFGVREFTNAQTVWLDRN
- a CDS encoding polyamine ABC transporter substrate-binding protein, whose amino-acid sequence is MRHLQALIPAAFTLLFATTTQAAPTVSVYNWTDYIGDTTLADFQASSGIKVVYDVFDSNETLEGKLLAGRTGYDVVVPSNHFLARQAQAGAFLPLDRSKLPNWQHLDPKLLKQLEQNDPGNQYAVPYLWGTNGIGYNVDKVKAALGVDHIDSWAVLFEPENLKKLKQCGVAFMDSPDELFPAVLNYLGMDPRSEKPGDYAKAEARLLELRPYITYFHSSKYVSDLANGDVCIAFGYSGDVFQAANRAVEAKNGVKVAYSIPKEGSNLWFDLLAIPKDANNPEQALAFINYLLDPKVIAKVSATVGYANANPDAKAYMDASLVNNPEIYPPQEVLDKLYISSTPSPKIMRVMTRSWSKIKSNR
- the ptrR gene encoding putrescine utilization regulator PtrR yields the protein MDLVQLEIFKAVAEQGSISAAAQHIHRVPSNLTTRIKQLEEDLGVELFIREKSRLRLSPAGWNFLEYTRRILDLVHEARLTVAGEDPQGTFALGSLESTAAVRIPALLAAYNQRYPKVDLDLSTGPSGTMLEGVLSGRLVAAFVDGPVLHPTLEGIPVFEEEMMVIAPLNHTPVTRAQDVNGESIYAFRANCSYRHHFENWFVQDQAVPGKIYEMESYHGMLACVSAGAGLAMLPRSMLDNMPGCSTVSAWPMSEDFRYLKTWLVWRRGTVSRSLSMFVKLLEEGRAS
- a CDS encoding AAA family ATPase, with product MFYLPLPSDQADRLASAAVTEFFTTASVVDAATVLFVQNLPRQPATASADAQERRFAEIVRIANEVEGVAPGRFQAQVAQQFDREAFAMGLGMLGENGIALLSAEVQYQADEWLDDEGQWNFQFADRYRQRATPLHPVYLPSLASDLMLSDQQNRLLREFLSGIDESVAVQGFAGTGKTFLIHQFARLLEPQRTLLLALTEGQLRALQARVKDAAAYTALTFGQLADELLNRDLTSNGWRLRDPYRTKLSWRPQEAQVVRWLSIPDIGPLAARDVVALCIRAVRTFCHSADTQLQLHHLPWAGPGTSPLDQEVLLEKARLYWQELIRPSARDIQLPVRDYHRVKLLSLTEHVIDSRYTHVIVDEAHELSAPMLAVLDRSPQSIITLGDELQNLNGLSPHHGSFIRQRCIDHSLRAGPAMDNVLNPLIQAHPATIQAAFSGSAEHYTRVSFFDTVMVPEQPTALIVDDEWGLFGWFQRLTHQGVPFLLLKSARKDFELFVEDCIELYRYGTRPRHPMLFRYASWQALEQDKGDDKAFVAVANMLRKGYTPEHFAKAKSRYRWDKAPKLFLGRVRDVKNMEFARVMVSPELMVAPQVAGNRNERARMLAGLYTACSRARHELIVPGGMLDWVKDQVRD
- a CDS encoding helix-turn-helix domain-containing protein — translated: MTTANALKVQAFHTTDVTEQVRATPGWQQQYRQMSPGYFSGELRCLGLDGVEVYEERLNTRVEQFFRAPSGSLAFCFDRSENSLYLLNEQSRNIWITPENYQEVAVVFDQAFLARHGLDPQRLEGLFMVPLGSGQNALFGSWLSATLTRLGEEGCPLQGQALAEQLLEDCLFILDNASQRLQGVALGRRDEERAIMHRVSEWAADCPEETLNLLELADVAGVSLRQLQQAFKAFTGMPPAHWLRLRRLNGARRDLLRGGGVTVAEVAMRWSFWHLGRFSESYRQLFKEFPSETLKRCRV